A stretch of Kyrpidia spormannii DNA encodes these proteins:
- a CDS encoding ABC transporter ATP-binding protein → MKEIDEPAITCTDLTKQFGSRIAVDRVSLTIPRGAIYGFLGPNGSGKSTTIRMLCGVLTPTSGTGRVLGYDIVRDAEEIKARIGYMSQRFSLYEELTVMENLDFYARIYGLSGPRVRERKEELIALAGLTGREKQRAGSLSGGWKQRLALSCALLHEPELLILDEPTAGVDPVSRRIFWNLIHDLAKTGVTVLVSTHYMDEAETCDRIGFIFFGKLLVDGTPEELKRQFGTSTLDDVFIQLVSSQEHPLGNGGGTA, encoded by the coding sequence ATGAAGGAAATCGACGAACCGGCCATCACCTGTACAGACCTGACAAAACAGTTCGGCTCCCGAATCGCCGTGGACCGGGTTTCCCTCACCATTCCTCGGGGGGCGATTTACGGTTTTCTCGGTCCGAACGGATCGGGAAAATCCACCACCATCCGGATGCTCTGCGGGGTGCTGACCCCGACCTCAGGGACCGGCCGGGTGCTGGGCTACGATATCGTTCGGGATGCCGAGGAAATCAAGGCCCGAATCGGCTACATGTCCCAGCGGTTCAGCCTCTACGAGGAGCTGACGGTGATGGAGAACCTCGATTTTTACGCCCGAATCTACGGGCTCTCCGGACCCCGGGTCCGAGAGCGCAAGGAGGAACTGATCGCCCTGGCCGGTCTGACCGGCCGGGAGAAACAGCGGGCCGGCTCCCTCTCCGGCGGTTGGAAGCAGCGGCTGGCCCTCTCCTGTGCCCTCCTTCATGAGCCTGAGTTGCTGATCCTCGATGAACCCACCGCCGGCGTCGATCCCGTGTCGAGGAGAATTTTCTGGAATTTGATCCACGACCTGGCCAAAACCGGGGTCACCGTCCTGGTGAGTACCCATTACATGGACGAGGCCGAAACCTGCGACCGGATCGGGTTTATTTTCTTCGGGAAACTGCTGGTGGACGGAACGCCGGAGGAACTCAAGCGGCAATTCGGGACATCGACCTTGGATGATGTGTTTATCCAGCTCGTTTCCTCCCAGGAACACCCTCTCGGCAATGGAGGGGGCACGGCATGA
- a CDS encoding ABC transporter permease produces the protein MSDKGKQGRSSFQWNRLMAIVRKEFLQIRRDPASLAIALAMPLLMLLLFGYAVNTDVDHLSMGVWDQAKTAQSRELVQNLTNTGYFDERYQVEGYGELQGLMDSGQIKVGLVIPRDYSKALDTRQPVDVQVLVDGTDPNAARTALANAQLILQNRAMEEQQAQLSAEGLGNVQIPIQVQARVLYNPNMKSLLFNIPALIGLIMQNVTAILTAFAIVRERERGTMEQLIVTPVRPSELIVGKLTPYVLIGMFSFVLVLAAGTAWFGVPVKGSVGLLLILSLLFLVTALAIGILISTVAKTQLQAMQMAFAFILPSVLLSGFIFPRETMPLVIQWIGAVIPLTYFLEILRGIFLKGIGIGQLWQDTVSLAIFAVLFCTVAVLRFRKRLD, from the coding sequence ATGAGCGACAAAGGGAAACAGGGTCGGTCGTCCTTTCAGTGGAACCGCTTGATGGCCATTGTGCGGAAAGAATTCTTACAAATCCGGCGGGACCCCGCGAGCCTGGCCATCGCTTTGGCCATGCCGTTGTTGATGCTGCTCCTGTTCGGATACGCCGTGAACACCGACGTGGACCACCTGTCGATGGGGGTGTGGGATCAGGCAAAGACGGCGCAAAGTCGGGAGTTGGTGCAAAATCTGACCAACACCGGATATTTTGACGAGCGATATCAAGTGGAGGGGTATGGGGAGCTCCAGGGGTTGATGGACAGCGGTCAAATCAAAGTGGGACTGGTGATTCCCCGGGACTACAGCAAGGCTTTGGACACCCGGCAACCGGTGGACGTGCAGGTCCTGGTGGACGGAACGGACCCGAACGCCGCCCGGACAGCCCTGGCCAATGCCCAATTGATTCTCCAGAATCGGGCGATGGAGGAACAACAAGCCCAGTTGTCGGCGGAGGGTCTGGGTAATGTTCAGATTCCCATTCAGGTGCAGGCCCGGGTGCTCTACAATCCGAACATGAAGAGTCTATTGTTTAACATCCCGGCACTGATCGGCCTGATCATGCAAAATGTCACGGCGATTTTGACGGCTTTTGCGATTGTCCGGGAGCGGGAGCGGGGGACCATGGAGCAGCTGATCGTCACTCCGGTCAGGCCGAGTGAGTTGATCGTGGGGAAACTGACGCCTTACGTCCTGATCGGAATGTTTTCCTTTGTCTTGGTGTTGGCTGCGGGTACCGCCTGGTTTGGCGTGCCGGTCAAAGGAAGTGTGGGGCTGTTGCTGATCCTGAGCCTGCTGTTCTTGGTCACCGCTTTGGCAATCGGGATCTTGATCTCCACCGTGGCCAAAACCCAGCTCCAGGCGATGCAGATGGCCTTTGCCTTCATCCTGCCGAGTGTGCTATTATCAGGATTTATTTTTCCCCGGGAGACCATGCCCCTGGTGATCCAGTGGATCGGGGCGGTGATCCCACTGACCTATTTTCTCGAAATCCTGCGGGGGATCTTCTTGAAAGGAATCGGCATCGGGCAACTCTGGCAGGATACGGTGAGCCTGGCGATTTTCGCGGTGCTGTTTTGTACGGTCGCCGTCCTGCGGTTCCGCAAGCGGTTGGATTGA
- a CDS encoding ABC transporter ATP-binding protein codes for MADRISDNQAVWFEEVSKTFVTARGPVRALRGISGEVPAGAILTLVGPSGSGKSTLLSLVNLMVTPDEGRVFVFGREASAWDPPALRRTAALVFQRPPVIPGSVRDNLILGARLQGRPLDHPEDFLEMVGLPRELLDQDARELSGGQLQRLGLARALVLEPRILLLDEVTSALDPSAVREVETFLTDLCHSRGVTILWVTHDLDQARRVGDWTWLMAAGEIIEAKATEDFFMQPDNPLTLRFLAGGHIQPGETSEPFTTKGGSV; via the coding sequence GTGGCGGACAGGATTTCGGACAATCAGGCCGTCTGGTTTGAAGAGGTGTCAAAAACTTTTGTAACCGCCCGGGGTCCGGTGAGGGCTCTTCGCGGGATCAGCGGGGAGGTGCCTGCCGGGGCGATCCTCACCTTGGTGGGGCCGTCGGGATCTGGCAAAAGTACGTTATTGTCATTGGTCAACTTGATGGTCACACCGGATGAGGGCCGGGTGTTCGTGTTCGGCCGGGAGGCCAGCGCGTGGGATCCGCCTGCTCTCCGGCGCACCGCCGCCCTGGTGTTTCAGCGGCCTCCCGTGATTCCGGGGTCGGTGCGGGACAACCTCATCCTCGGCGCCCGGCTTCAGGGCCGACCCCTCGATCACCCGGAAGACTTCTTGGAAATGGTAGGGCTGCCCAGGGAGCTTCTCGATCAGGATGCCAGGGAATTATCCGGCGGTCAGTTGCAACGGCTGGGCCTCGCCCGGGCACTGGTGTTGGAACCGCGCATTCTGTTGTTGGACGAAGTCACCTCCGCCCTGGATCCCTCTGCGGTGCGGGAGGTGGAGACTTTTCTGACCGATCTTTGTCATTCTCGCGGGGTGACGATCCTCTGGGTCACCCACGATCTGGACCAGGCCCGGCGGGTGGGGGATTGGACCTGGCTCATGGCGGCCGGGGAGATTATCGAGGCCAAAGCCACGGAGGATTTTTTTATGCAGCCCGACAATCCTCTCACCCTTCGGTTCTTGGCGGGCGGACACATTCAACCGGGCGAAACGTCTGAGCCATTTACGACAAAAGGGGGGTCTGTATGA
- a CDS encoding DMT family transporter gives MDEGSYPGTTRSGRVKGFVMVLAAAVFWGLSGTAAQVLFQGEGFRPEWLVTVRMGLSGMILVLGTAVFAGPRAALGPLVHLVDALRLTLFGIFGMLGVQYSYFASVAEGNAATATLLQYLAPAMIVLYAAARSRRMPGLRQIAAVGLALAGTFLLVTGGQIQALTVPWTSVVWGLASAVTLAFYTVYPGGLLRRYGAPATVGWAMVVGAAVPALGGALQPGPAVPGETWWIAWGLTAFVVLFGTLVAFLFYLTSLRFLTPAETSLLASAEPLSAVVSAALFLHVNLGMTGAAGAACILAAVVLLARSK, from the coding sequence GTGGATGAGGGTTCTTATCCCGGGACGACCCGATCCGGCCGGGTAAAAGGTTTTGTTATGGTGTTGGCCGCGGCCGTGTTCTGGGGGTTGTCCGGGACGGCCGCTCAGGTGTTGTTTCAGGGGGAGGGGTTTCGCCCGGAGTGGCTCGTGACCGTGCGAATGGGGCTATCCGGGATGATCTTGGTGCTGGGGACGGCGGTGTTTGCGGGGCCCCGGGCGGCCTTGGGGCCTCTCGTGCATCTCGTGGACGCGCTGAGGTTAACGCTGTTTGGGATCTTCGGGATGCTGGGGGTGCAGTACTCGTATTTTGCTTCGGTGGCCGAGGGCAATGCCGCTACGGCCACGCTGCTCCAGTACTTGGCCCCGGCGATGATCGTCCTTTACGCGGCGGCGAGGTCGCGGCGAATGCCCGGCCTTCGGCAAATCGCCGCGGTCGGTCTGGCCTTGGCGGGGACGTTTTTGCTTGTGACCGGCGGGCAGATCCAGGCGCTAACTGTGCCCTGGACGAGTGTGGTGTGGGGGCTGGCCTCCGCCGTGACGTTGGCTTTTTACACGGTGTACCCCGGAGGGTTGTTGCGCCGCTACGGGGCGCCGGCCACGGTGGGGTGGGCGATGGTGGTGGGGGCGGCGGTGCCGGCCCTGGGCGGGGCGCTTCAGCCCGGGCCGGCGGTGCCCGGGGAGACGTGGTGGATCGCCTGGGGCCTCACCGCCTTTGTCGTGCTCTTTGGCACATTGGTGGCGTTTCTGTTTTATCTCACCAGTCTGCGTTTTCTAACCCCGGCTGAGACCAGCCTTTTGGCCAGTGCCGAGCCACTTTCGGCGGTGGTGTCGGCGGCGCTGTTTCTCCACGTGAACCTGGGCATGACCGGGGCGGCGGGGGCCGCGTGCATCCTCGCTGCCGTGGTGCTGCTGGCCCGGTCCAAGTGA
- the cas6 gene encoding CRISPR-associated endoribonuclease Cas6 gives MRLVLTMRPSSGGDHFVLPLTYNEYVQAALYSILPEDFAAFLHDEGYSYLKRKFRMFSFSRLLGKYEVLRDEGFIRFFGPVRLVVVSPLAEFTRAVLDRLLGDAMLRLGNVELELVEVESSNPRVDSSRILVQTLSPITAYSTFFKPDGRKYTVYFHPRESSFSEVVRENLRKKVKVARDEMGIDIGFSDEEFAFDIRPVGRTKKSVVVYRDIFVQGYSGRFELIGPPAVLSLALDLSLGSKNSQGFGCVDLIKTYAEEGGDGYVDREPHSAG, from the coding sequence TTGCGATTGGTACTGACGATGCGGCCGTCCTCCGGTGGGGATCATTTTGTCCTGCCGCTCACGTACAACGAATACGTGCAAGCGGCGTTGTATAGCATCCTGCCCGAGGACTTTGCTGCGTTTCTCCATGACGAGGGCTACTCCTATCTAAAACGGAAGTTTCGCATGTTTTCTTTTTCCCGGCTGCTCGGGAAGTATGAGGTTCTTCGCGACGAGGGATTTATCCGTTTTTTCGGTCCGGTGCGGTTGGTGGTGGTGTCTCCCCTCGCGGAGTTTACTCGTGCGGTGCTGGATCGGTTGTTGGGGGATGCGATGCTCCGGCTGGGGAACGTGGAGTTGGAACTGGTGGAGGTCGAAAGCTCGAACCCCAGGGTTGATTCTTCCCGAATTCTCGTCCAGACGCTGTCGCCGATCACGGCATATTCGACGTTTTTCAAGCCGGATGGGCGCAAATACACAGTTTATTTTCATCCTAGGGAATCTTCTTTTTCCGAAGTGGTTCGGGAGAATCTGCGCAAAAAGGTGAAGGTGGCCCGGGATGAGATGGGGATCGACATCGGGTTTTCGGACGAGGAATTTGCTTTTGACATCCGTCCGGTGGGCCGTACGAAAAAATCTGTGGTCGTTTACCGGGATATTTTCGTGCAGGGGTATTCGGGCCGATTCGAACTGATCGGTCCGCCCGCCGTTCTCTCGTTGGCGCTGGATTTGTCATTAGGAAGCAAGAACAGCCAGGGTTTCGGTTGCGTGGATTTGATCAAAACGTACGCCGAGGAAGGCGGGGATGGGTATGTTGATCGAGAGCCTCATTCGGCTGGGTAA
- a CDS encoding HlyD family secretion protein has protein sequence MHRKTDLKNLLVGARMRAAGHVQWRSRWRKARPSPLAAWLTPVTALLLGSTLLAGCGAAQGSTFSGIIEGTEIPIQTEVGGTVQSLPVAEGASVKKGQLLVTLDDQSYQLQVQGAQAGVDAALAALRDAQAGSRAQEIAAAMAAVDQTRALADQSAANSKAAGEQVNALIANQSQLMSNLKGAQDTLAYQQQQLARVQALQKAGAATQQQVDAAQQAVNQAQTQVDNLQAQLQGIQAQIRQAQNAQAAAQSGYASALANERSAQAKLDLLKAGATDQHLKQLIAMKDQADAKLAEARRQLEKTRVASPEDGVFLRRDVEVGQVVKPGATLGVLLKKDELKVVIYVPEADLGRVKLGQPAAIRVDAYPGETFSGRVSVIADRAEFTPKNVQTPDERAKMVFAVTVEITSGLDRLRAGMPADVVLGGPAGGAS, from the coding sequence ATGCACCGGAAAACTGATCTGAAAAACCTCCTGGTCGGCGCCAGGATGAGAGCGGCCGGCCACGTTCAGTGGCGGAGTCGGTGGCGTAAAGCCCGGCCCTCACCCCTGGCAGCCTGGTTGACTCCTGTGACCGCCCTGCTGCTCGGCTCCACCCTTCTCGCCGGCTGCGGGGCGGCCCAGGGATCGACATTTTCCGGCATCATTGAGGGCACCGAGATTCCCATACAAACCGAGGTGGGCGGCACAGTCCAGAGCCTGCCCGTGGCCGAAGGGGCATCCGTCAAAAAGGGCCAGCTGCTGGTCACCTTGGATGACCAATCGTATCAACTTCAGGTGCAGGGGGCCCAAGCCGGCGTGGACGCCGCTCTCGCCGCCCTTCGGGACGCCCAGGCCGGGAGCCGGGCCCAGGAAATCGCCGCCGCCATGGCCGCCGTCGATCAAACCCGGGCCCTGGCCGATCAGTCCGCCGCCAACAGCAAGGCCGCCGGGGAACAAGTGAACGCGTTGATTGCCAACCAGAGTCAGTTGATGAGCAACCTCAAAGGGGCCCAAGATACCTTGGCTTACCAGCAACAACAGCTCGCCCGGGTCCAGGCCTTGCAAAAGGCCGGGGCGGCCACCCAGCAACAGGTGGATGCCGCCCAGCAGGCGGTCAATCAGGCCCAGACCCAGGTGGATAACCTCCAGGCCCAGCTTCAAGGCATTCAGGCCCAGATCCGCCAAGCGCAGAATGCCCAGGCGGCCGCCCAGAGCGGGTACGCTTCGGCTCTGGCCAATGAACGCTCCGCCCAGGCCAAGCTCGACCTGCTCAAAGCCGGGGCCACTGACCAGCATCTCAAACAATTGATCGCCATGAAAGATCAGGCGGACGCGAAACTGGCCGAAGCCAGACGGCAACTCGAAAAAACCCGGGTGGCCTCCCCGGAGGATGGGGTCTTCCTTCGCCGGGATGTCGAGGTGGGCCAGGTGGTCAAGCCCGGGGCCACCTTGGGCGTGCTCCTCAAAAAAGATGAACTGAAGGTGGTGATCTACGTACCCGAAGCAGATTTGGGGCGGGTGAAACTGGGTCAACCGGCCGCCATCCGGGTGGACGCCTATCCCGGGGAAACGTTCTCCGGCCGGGTTTCCGTCATCGCCGACCGAGCGGAGTTTACGCCGAAAAATGTGCAGACACCCGATGAGCGCGCCAAGATGGTGTTTGCGGTGACGGTGGAGATCACGTCGGGCCTGGATCGCTTGCGGGCGGGGATGCCTGCGGATGTGGTCCTGGGCGGTCCGGCGGGAGGTGCGTCATGA
- a CDS encoding SIR2 family NAD-dependent protein deacylase, with protein MGEREREPKDDGIRRVAEWLREARRAVALTGAGMSTESGIPDFRSQGGLWAQVDPREVATVEALETNYPRVREFYRKRIDEIKKHRPHLGHEILARWEKAGRLQAVATQNIDGFHQMAGSRVVHELHGSLRRFHCLDCGRSATEAEFLGGEPCPHCRGRLRPGVVMFGELLPMDAWNAVETAMRAADLVLVIGTSLEVYPVNQLPALSQGKRVLINLEPTEQRALFDEVLIGKAGEVLAAIDREMGNQSGDAQGHKT; from the coding sequence TTGGGCGAACGGGAACGCGAACCGAAGGATGACGGGATTCGCCGGGTGGCGGAGTGGCTTCGGGAGGCCCGCCGGGCCGTGGCGCTGACCGGGGCCGGGATGTCCACCGAGAGCGGGATTCCCGATTTTCGCTCCCAGGGCGGGCTTTGGGCCCAGGTCGACCCCCGGGAGGTGGCGACGGTGGAGGCCTTGGAAACCAATTACCCGAGGGTGCGGGAATTTTACCGGAAGCGCATCGACGAGATCAAAAAGCACCGGCCCCACCTTGGGCATGAGATCCTGGCCCGGTGGGAGAAGGCGGGCCGCCTTCAGGCGGTGGCCACCCAGAACATCGACGGCTTTCACCAAATGGCCGGCAGCCGCGTGGTTCATGAGCTGCACGGGTCTCTGCGGCGGTTTCACTGTCTGGATTGCGGACGGTCGGCCACAGAGGCGGAGTTTCTCGGCGGCGAGCCCTGTCCGCACTGCCGGGGACGTCTTCGGCCGGGGGTGGTGATGTTCGGGGAGCTGTTGCCCATGGACGCCTGGAACGCCGTGGAAACCGCCATGCGCGCCGCAGACCTGGTCCTCGTGATTGGCACCAGCCTCGAGGTCTACCCGGTGAACCAGTTGCCGGCCCTCAGCCAGGGCAAACGCGTGCTCATCAACCTCGAGCCCACCGAACAGAGAGCCCTGTTCGACGAGGTCCTCATCGGCAAGGCCGGGGAAGTGCTGGCGGCCATCGATCGGGAGATGGGCAACCAGTCGGGTGATGCCCAAGGTCACAAGACCTAG
- a CDS encoding RNA-guided endonuclease InsQ/TnpB family protein has translation MKILKSFRFRLEPTTEQSQCFTRYRGCARLVWNKALALQKGRLEAGYPLLSYEELARLLTLWRHSEEYGFLANAPVHPLQWTLKFLDRAIRAAFNKSSPARFPTFKKKNRNEAGLRFPDPKQIKLDLSTKDADGRCVLPKVFLPKIGWVKFRKSRTIDGTFRNATVTWQAGHWYISFQTEIDVPEPVHPSESAVGIDRGIVHFAALSDGTFVDAPGWFRRHEKKLAWEMRKLSRKKRFSRNWQKQKARLQRLHAHIANARRDFLHKTSTAISKTHAMVFVEDLRIQNMSRSAKGTRENPGKNVRAKSGLNKAILDQGWFMFQTFLGYKLHWSGGWLGTVPAPYTSQRCPVPECGHVSNANRPRQTTFRCERCGYEGNADTVGAMNILRAGLARIACSPV, from the coding sequence ATGAAAATTCTCAAGTCATTTCGATTCCGTTTGGAACCGACAACGGAACAATCCCAGTGCTTCACCCGTTACCGGGGATGTGCGCGGTTGGTCTGGAACAAAGCGCTGGCCTTGCAAAAGGGGCGGCTGGAGGCCGGGTACCCTTTGCTCTCGTATGAGGAGCTTGCCCGGCTCCTGACACTCTGGAGACACAGCGAGGAATACGGTTTTTTGGCCAACGCCCCTGTGCACCCTTTGCAATGGACGCTCAAGTTCCTGGATCGGGCAATCCGGGCGGCGTTTAACAAGTCCAGCCCGGCGCGGTTCCCGACCTTCAAGAAAAAGAACCGGAACGAGGCGGGCCTGCGCTTTCCGGACCCGAAACAGATCAAGCTCGACCTGTCGACCAAGGATGCGGACGGGCGGTGTGTCTTGCCGAAGGTTTTCCTGCCCAAGATCGGGTGGGTGAAGTTCCGCAAGTCCCGGACCATCGACGGGACGTTTCGGAATGCCACGGTAACATGGCAGGCCGGGCACTGGTACATCTCTTTCCAGACGGAGATCGACGTGCCGGAGCCGGTTCACCCGTCGGAGTCGGCTGTGGGGATCGACCGGGGAATTGTGCATTTTGCGGCGTTGTCGGACGGCACGTTTGTCGATGCGCCGGGATGGTTCCGGCGGCATGAAAAGAAACTGGCTTGGGAAATGCGGAAGCTGTCGCGGAAGAAAAGGTTCTCGCGAAACTGGCAGAAACAGAAGGCCAGGCTTCAGCGTCTTCATGCGCATATTGCGAATGCCCGGCGGGATTTTCTGCACAAGACCTCCACGGCCATCAGCAAAACCCACGCGATGGTGTTTGTGGAGGATTTGCGGATCCAGAACATGAGCCGGTCAGCCAAGGGGACGAGGGAGAATCCGGGAAAGAACGTGCGGGCCAAGAGCGGGCTGAACAAAGCGATCCTGGACCAAGGGTGGTTCATGTTTCAAACGTTCTTGGGCTACAAGCTCCACTGGTCGGGAGGCTGGCTGGGGACCGTCCCGGCCCCGTACACGAGCCAAAGATGCCCGGTACCGGAATGCGGGCATGTGAGCAATGCGAATCGGCCGAGGCAAACGACATTCCGGTGCGAGAGGTGCGGGTATGAGGGCAATGCCGACACAGTGGGAGCGATGAACATATTAAGGGCTGGACTGGCCCGGATCGCCTGTTCTCCGGTGTAG
- the tnpA gene encoding IS200/IS605 family transposase → MTKSNEIRTGRHCVYNLHVHLVFVTKYRRGVFTKEILEDLREIMASVCKGFEAELLEFDGEDDHVHLLVTYPPKVAISTLVNSLKGVSSRLIRKKNYTQIRRKLWGGHLWSPSYFAGSCGGAPLSVIRQYIESQRTPE, encoded by the coding sequence ATGACAAAGTCAAACGAGATCCGTACAGGTCGACATTGCGTATATAATCTTCATGTCCATTTGGTCTTTGTGACTAAATATCGGCGCGGAGTGTTCACCAAAGAGATTTTGGAAGACCTGCGCGAGATTATGGCCTCCGTCTGTAAAGGTTTTGAAGCCGAATTGTTGGAATTTGACGGTGAGGATGACCACGTGCACCTTTTGGTGACCTATCCACCCAAAGTGGCCATTTCCACGCTGGTGAACAGTCTGAAAGGCGTGTCCAGCCGCCTGATTCGAAAGAAAAACTATACGCAAATTCGCCGAAAGCTATGGGGTGGACATCTCTGGTCCCCAAGTTATTTCGCCGGGAGCTGTGGCGGCGCTCCTCTGTCCGTTATCCGACAGTATATCGAGAGTCAGAGAACACCTGAATGA
- a CDS encoding TetR/AcrR family transcriptional regulator — translation MKKPEVPDPFHLFADEDMTEKHWRILEAAIRVFSEKGFSAARTREIAEEAGVSEGTVFNYFKTKKDLLTGLLLPLVARYFRPLLARSVENILNRRGHQPFDQVLFDIMKDRVQLIEKNWPLIKTVAAEAAFHPELLDPVRTRVTPYMIALVREWFQGEKSRGTIRDVDDTAALRVFMSMIVGYVLARKAFPEGLPLESGTVPWEADDVEIRRMLDIYLHGIARTIEPREGGGAHAPEN, via the coding sequence GTGAAGAAACCCGAAGTCCCCGACCCTTTTCACCTCTTTGCCGACGAGGACATGACAGAAAAGCACTGGCGGATCCTGGAGGCGGCCATACGGGTATTTTCCGAAAAAGGATTCAGCGCAGCCCGGACCCGGGAAATCGCGGAAGAAGCCGGCGTCTCCGAGGGAACTGTATTCAACTATTTTAAGACGAAAAAAGACTTGCTCACAGGATTGCTGCTGCCTCTGGTTGCCCGGTATTTTCGCCCCCTGTTGGCCCGCAGTGTGGAGAACATCCTCAACCGCCGGGGCCATCAACCTTTTGATCAAGTCCTGTTTGACATCATGAAAGACCGGGTTCAACTGATCGAGAAGAACTGGCCCCTCATCAAAACGGTGGCGGCCGAAGCGGCATTTCACCCGGAACTGCTCGATCCGGTCCGGACCCGGGTGACGCCGTACATGATCGCCTTGGTCAGAGAATGGTTTCAGGGGGAAAAATCCCGGGGAACGATTCGGGATGTCGATGACACCGCCGCCCTCCGGGTGTTCATGAGTATGATCGTCGGCTATGTGCTCGCCCGAAAGGCATTCCCCGAGGGACTCCCTTTGGAATCGGGCACTGTCCCCTGGGAGGCTGACGACGTGGAGATCCGCCGGATGCTCGACATCTATCTCCACGGCATCGCGCGCACGATAGAACCCCGGGAAGGAGGGGGTGCTCATGCACCGGAAAACTGA
- a CDS encoding ABC transporter permease: protein MSLLALSFTLGFVVLALILSLWQRLGMEKDMIVSTVRATVQLLIVGYILKVVFSIQGPALILAMILLMLVVATFNAAKRGRGMPGIHLRILFALTLTEAVTQAFLLLMRIVPPTPQYVIPISGMIIGNAMVVAGLFLNRLRAEAENRKEEINLILSLGGTPRQAIQPVLKTAVRAGMIPTIDSTKTTGLVQLPGMMTGQIIAGADPIQAVRYQLLILFAILASAALTSMVLGFLTYPRLFNTYQQLVLPAQNSAKLGS from the coding sequence ATGAGTCTGCTCGCCTTATCGTTTACCCTTGGATTTGTCGTCCTGGCGCTGATTCTCTCCCTCTGGCAGCGCCTGGGAATGGAGAAAGACATGATCGTTTCCACAGTCCGGGCTACCGTCCAGCTCCTCATCGTCGGATACATATTAAAGGTCGTCTTCAGCATCCAAGGTCCCGCCCTCATCCTCGCCATGATCCTCCTCATGCTGGTGGTGGCCACCTTTAACGCCGCCAAGCGCGGCCGGGGCATGCCGGGGATCCACCTGCGGATCCTGTTCGCCCTCACCTTAACCGAGGCGGTCACCCAAGCGTTCCTTCTCCTCATGCGAATCGTGCCACCCACCCCGCAATATGTGATTCCGATCAGCGGGATGATCATCGGCAACGCCATGGTGGTGGCCGGCCTGTTTCTCAATCGGCTTCGGGCGGAGGCGGAAAACCGCAAGGAAGAGATCAACCTGATCCTCTCCCTCGGTGGCACCCCGCGCCAGGCGATCCAACCGGTGCTCAAGACGGCGGTGCGCGCCGGGATGATTCCCACGATCGACAGCACCAAAACCACCGGGCTGGTCCAGTTGCCGGGAATGATGACCGGACAAATTATCGCCGGGGCCGACCCCATCCAAGCCGTTCGGTACCAGCTTTTAATCCTCTTCGCCATCCTCGCCTCCGCCGCCCTCACCAGCATGGTCCTGGGGTTCCTGACGTACCCGCGACTGTTCAACACGTATCAGCAACTGGTGCTGCCGGCCCAGAACTCGGCCAAGCTCGGTTCTTAA
- a CDS encoding DEAD/DEAH box helicase produces the protein MYTYRIIPQGSLEFLQKDGEGVPPSLILGRPLPSPSKKPNCSIGSAQFCWTCRRSRPGSSRRGIGRDPAAPPFDLVIFDEASQVPTCEAVGAMARGRNVIVVGDPNQLPPTSFFTSTNRDSEDKDLSEDLESVLDDCLAIGMPQGFLLWHYRSRREGLISFSNRHYYDNKLLTFPSPDELVPSVKRVHVALGELSGLATDCGCDWTKL, from the coding sequence GTGTACACATATAGAATCATTCCACAGGGGTCCTTGGAATTCCTCCAAAAGGACGGTGAAGGCGTCCCCCCTTCACTCATTTTGGGGAGACCCCTTCCTTCACCCTCGAAGAAGCCGAACTGCTCCATCGGTTCTGCACAGTTCTGTTGGACGTGCCGGAGGTCTCGGCCCGGTTCATCACGTCGGGGGATTGGAAGGGATCCCGCGGCACCACCTTTTGACCTCGTCATTTTTGACGAAGCCTCACAAGTTCCCACATGTGAGGCGGTGGGTGCCATGGCCCGGGGGCGGAACGTCATCGTGGTAGGGGATCCGAATCAACTTCCGCCGACGAGTTTCTTCACGTCAACAAACCGGGATTCCGAGGATAAGGACCTTTCCGAGGATTTGGAGAGCGTTTTGGACGATTGCCTGGCCATCGGAATGCCGCAAGGATTCTTGCTATGGCATTATCGAAGCCGTCGCGAAGGACTGATTTCATTTAGCAACCGCCATTATTATGACAACAAATTGCTCACATTTCCCTCCCCCGATGAACTTGTGCCCAGTGTGAAACGCGTACATGTGGCGCTTGGGGAATTAAGCGGATTGGCCACCGATTGCGGATGCGATTGGACGAAGTTGTAA